The window AGAAGAGATGGGACGCTTCCGCGGCTTCTGGTGGGCACCCGACAGCGCCACGCTGGCCTACGAGGAATCGAACACCGCGGGCATGCAGCAATTCTTCGTCGCCGACCCGGCGGATCCGGCCAAGGAACCCTCGGGCAGGCCCTATCCACGCACCGGCGGCAAGAACGCCGAGGTCCGGCTCGGCCTCGTCTCCGCTCGCGGCGGCAACACCACCTGGGTGGAATGGGATCGCCAGGCGTTTCCTTACCTGGCCGCAGTCCGCTGGGAGGAGAACGCGCCGCTCACCCTGCTGATCCAGAATCGGGAGCAGACCGAGGAACACCTCATGGCCGTGGATGCGGCGACCGGGAAGGCGACGCAGCTCTTGGTCGAGACCGATGCGGCCTGGATCAACCTCGCACCGCGCATGCCCAAGTGGCTCGCGAGCGGCAAGGGCTTCCTGTGGATGAGCGAGCGTGGCGGGGCCTTGCAGCTCGAGCGGCACGACCGCAACGGCAAGCTGCAGCACGTGCTCACGCCGCCCGACTTCGGACTGATGTCCGTGGCCGATGTGGACGAGGCCTCGCAGGCGGTCCTCGTCATCGCCAGCAAGAACCCGACGGAGAAACATCTCTGGCGCGTCGGCCTCGATCCGGGGCGTGGCGCGCCGGTGCGCCAGAGCGAGGAGCCGGGCGTCCACGATGCTTTCTTCGGCTTCGGCCACTCGGTGTACGTGCACTGGTCCAGCACCTGGGCCGGCGAGGAGCGCTGGACCGTGCGCCGGAGCGGCGGCGAGGTCCTGGGGCAGCTCACGAGCGCCGCCGAAACGCCGCCCTTCCTGCCCCAGGTGGAGCTGGTGAAAGTCGGCGACAACCCAGTGTTCCACGCCCGGGTCATCCGGCCGCGCCAGTTCGATCCCGCCCGCAAGTATCCGGTGCTCGTGCAGGTCTACGGCGGTCCGCACGCCCAGATGGTGCTTGCTTCGCGGCGCAGCTACTTCCTGCAGCAATGGTTCGCCGATCAAGGCTTCCTGGTGGTGGCACTGGATGGCCGCGGCACGCCGAACCGGGGGCGGGAGTGGGAGCGCACCATCAAGGGCAACCTCATCGACGTGCCCCTCGAGGATCAAGTGGCCGGCCTGCAGGCCCTCGGCCGGCGCTTCCCGGAGATGGATCTGGGGCGCGTCGGCATCTATGGCTGGTCTTTCGGCGGCTACTTCACCGCCCACGCCGTGATGCGCCGGCCCGAGGTCTACCGCGCCGGCGTCATCGGCGCCCCGGTGGCGGACTGGCTCGACTACGACACGCACTACACCGAGCGCTACATGGGTCTGCCGGAGAAGAACGCCGCGGGCTACACCGCCAGCTCGGTGCTCACCTACGCCGGGAAGCTGGAACGACCGGTCCTCATCATCCACGGCACCGACGACGACAACGTCTACTTCGTGCACAGTCTCAAGCTCGCCAACGCTCTCTTCCGCGCCGGGAAACCCTACGAGTTCGTGCCGCTCTCGGGTTTCACTCACATGGTGCCCGATCCCAT is drawn from Candidatus Krumholzibacteriia bacterium and contains these coding sequences:
- a CDS encoding DPP IV N-terminal domain-containing protein, giving the protein MQLSALDFLEQYAATKGFSLGQPTAIQVTPEGDAVLFLRSGPRSFVQSLYQFDTRTGREAVLLSADSLLGGHEEALSPEERARRERMRMAARGITAYSLSRDGKTLLVPLSGRLFLVERSTRTAREITSQAGYPIDPQLSPDGKRLACVRDGDLYVTDVASGTETRLTTGGGGEVNHGLAEFAAQEEMGRFRGFWWAPDSATLAYEESNTAGMQQFFVADPADPAKEPSGRPYPRTGGKNAEVRLGLVSARGGNTTWVEWDRQAFPYLAAVRWEENAPLTLLIQNREQTEEHLMAVDAATGKATQLLVETDAAWINLAPRMPKWLASGKGFLWMSERGGALQLERHDRNGKLQHVLTPPDFGLMSVADVDEASQAVLVIASKNPTEKHLWRVGLDPGRGAPVRQSEEPGVHDAFFGFGHSVYVHWSSTWAGEERWTVRRSGGEVLGQLTSAAETPPFLPQVELVKVGDNPVFHARVIRPRQFDPARKYPVLVQVYGGPHAQMVLASRRSYFLQQWFADQGFLVVALDGRGTPNRGREWERTIKGNLIDVPLEDQVAGLQALGRRFPEMDLGRVGIYGWSFGGYFTAHAVMRRPEVYRAGVIGAPVADWLDYDTHYTERYMGLPEKNAAGYTASSVLTYAGKLERPVLIIHGTDDDNVYFVHSLKLANALFRAGKPYEFVPLSGFTHMVPDPMVTVRLQSRMAAFFLQHLSGEASTPPVEARARSAP